One Actinomycetota bacterium genomic window, GACTTCGTCGTCGAGTGGAGACCGGATGCGACTCGCGGGCCGTGGCTGAGTCACGTGCTCGACTTCGAGCGCGAACTGTCGGGTCTCCTCGGCGCGCACGTCGATGTCGTCGAGGCGGGCACGGTGCGCAATCCGTCGATCGCCGGCGAGATCGAGCGGGAGCGGGTGCTCGTCTATGACGCGTCGTGACGCCGAGGCGATGGTCGACGATGTCGTCGCCGCGTGCGAGCAGGTTGAAGTGCTCGTTGACGGTGTCACGCTCGATTCGTACATCGCGGATCTGCGGACCCGGCGAGCGCTGGAGCGGCAGCTCGAGATCGTGGGCGAGGCCGTGGGCCGCGTGCTCCGGCACGCGCCGGA contains:
- a CDS encoding DUF86 domain-containing protein, producing MSSRRARCAIRRSPARSSGSGCSSMTRRDAEAMVDDVVAACEQVEVLVDGVTLDSYIADLRTRRALERQLEIVGEAVGRVLRHAPEATATRTTDPRQVAGFRNRLAHEYDALDDAAVYGIAVRDVPALLEDLRAGSLSAGRRHR